The genome window ttttttttccataattgtTTGTAGGACTGAGTTCTCCCACACCCACTTTTCTTCCATGACCAAGGGGTTTGGATGATCACTATAGGGGATCGTGGCAATAATAGAGGTTATTATCGACCATTCATAAGTTGGCTACAGACATTGGACAGCCAAACGATTTCTTGATAACCAATCTAAGTCAAAATTCAAGctttcaaaaattgaagaattttgCAATAAACGACTAAGTAGTCAAGTAATAAGAACCCAACAAGCGTGTTGACCAGGTTAACATTCCTGACTTGTCACTATTTTCTTGACTTgagaaatggaaaatttcatgtttggccaaaaaagaaatggaaaattcaTACAGCTTCTATGGCGGTCTTCCTCTTCTACCTCTATGTATAAATAGAAGAGAGCTGAAAAGGCACGTAAACCTagcacaaagagagagagagagatgggtcgTTCAAGTGAGATTGTAATGGCTATGTTATTGTTGATGGCAATGGTGAAACTCATCCTGGTTGAGGGAAATGGTGGGCTTCAAGACTGTAGCTTTAATCAAAGGAAATGCAAATCAGGATTCGACAAGGCATCAGGGTTGGGTCATTTTATTCTTGTTCATGGTGCAGGCCATGGGGAATGGAATTGGTTCAGGCTTAAGCCCATACTTGAGGCTGCTGGCTATAAAGTGACCACCGTTCAGCTTGGCACTACACTCACCACCTCCCTCAATTCAAcagaaaatattacatttttGAAATACTCAAAACCATTATTTGATGTAATGAAATGTATAGACCACCACAAGGTTATGCTTGTTGGTCATAGTTTTGGAGGGGTGAGCATATCTCTTGCAACGGAGAAATTCCCTAAGAAGGTATCTGTAGCTGTCTATCTTACTGCCCTCATGCCAGATACAGCACACAAGCTTTCTTATGTCGTCCGTGAGGTATTTTTATATGcttctttcatatatatatatatatatatgtatatagagagagagagagagagagttcttcttctttgctgagGTCGAAActgatatttttccttttggtgAACAATACAGTTTTCGAAGGTTCCAAGAGACTGGAAGGACAGTTGCTCATTTACTAGTAGGGACAACAGCTCATGGTTTTCCTTCGGTGACAAGTTTTTGAAGTCTTCGCTCTATCAATTATGTTCTCTAGAGgtttaatctctctcctctctttacataaataattttattttatttttaagagaaCAAGGACCTCTGCCTAATGATAAGGTTGTTCAATTGCAACCTACTGATTGTGAGTTTGAGTCAAGAAAATGATGGTGAAATCTTGCACATTGGTACAACCTTTGCTTTTTTTCGGAAAGGGGGAAGGTGGggttgaggaggaggaggagttggTGTCAACCCTTACTTCTTTGGGTTCTTTGGGTAAACAAAGTGTAAGTAAACACCCGATTCTATTTAAGACCAGCAACCCACAGGAAGCCCATTAATCCATTTTCATTCAGCTGGTCCCACGGGTGGAGAAGAGTTGAATTTAGGATCTCTGCTTCATTAGTCATGGTCCCTTTTCAATTTCCAACTGAGGTATTCCTTGGttacataattattattatatttttttctaaaaatgctaacttatttcatttctaaagctttttttttttttatctaaatagCAGCACATTTTTTAGCTTTTAGGAgctcaacctttttttttttccctttaaggGAAAAGAATTCTGCTCCACAAGGGACACACAGTGTGGCAAAATTGGACTCAAACTCAATTATATAGTTTCAAATGTATTGTTAGATTTTCCGTATTTCAGCCGTGCATCTATTTTTTGCAATAGTTTTATTTTTGGTACAAGTTTTTCTAAGTTTTATTTCCCACTTGGTCAATTCTCCTTAAATTTAAGGTGCGAACAAACGACATTGGAAtctatctatcaaaaaaatttcagctTCATCTGCCCTACCTCATGAAAGATATCAAGGCAATACTTTAGGAAAACCGTtcccttcattttattttttttcactttgtacagaattaacaaattaaaaaaaggttTAGAGATGAAAATGAGGAGAAGGCTACAAAACTTATGTATTGCTTTAACACATTTAGGAGCTCTATTTTAATAGGAACACACAACTTTCCCCTAAACGAAGTCTCAAAACCCATGGAGGGTCTAGATATATCCTGCTAGTTCATGATACAAATATAGTTAATGCAATACTTAATGCATAGACTAATTAAActgttcttatttatttatttatttttttgaagagATCGATTTTATTAATAGAAGCCTGAATAACTCATGGACGGAGGAAAACATTGCTCCTATTAACATGGATTGGAAATGGGTCAAACTGTTTTACATGTCAAAGATATGGCCTTCCTATCTAAGGCACCAGCTAATCTGTTAACGTCCCGTGGAACATACATGAACTTGCAATTATCAAAATAAGAATGTAAAGACCAGATATCCATGGTAGTAAATAAATGCATGGCTGAGTGGTCAGTCCACATAGAGACTTAGCAATCAATAAATATGAAACGCTAAACCGATTGAGAAAATTATCTAATCCATGATTTACTTGCATCACATATTTGAGATTAACTACCAATTGGTTACCTAGCAAGGATTAAAGGAAATACCCTTATTATTACCTACCAAAATTGACTAATCTTGAAGAGGCATGGATGGTTCCTGAGTTAATTAATTGCGCAACAACAACTTTTAAAATAGTATTTCTCAAGCCTagttattatttaatttttggtattttttgttaattttcaaCAAGGAAGTATTGTAATATGTCCATAACTTGCATCACCACAGGATTTTGCACTGATCTCTACACTAAAAAGGCCGGGCTCATCTTTTTCTAATGACTTGGATAAGATACAGCTTTCTGAAGAGAAATATGGATCTGTGGATCGAGTTTTTATTGTAGCTAAAGATGATTTAGCAATAACAGAAGATTTCCAACGTGAGATGATTGCTAATTATTCAGTGAAGGAAGTGAAGGTGATTCATCATTCAGGTCATATGCCTATGTTGTCAAGGCCCATGGTGTTGTCTGCACATTTGTTGGAAATTGCTAGAAATTATTCCTCAGCATAATGATGTCACTCCTCCTATTTGAGACCTTATATAGGGCTCGCCATTAATGAACCAGGGCTGCAACTTGGGTTGGGGTTATGACTTATGACCCAATACATATCGCATGTGCCTGATAGCTTTAATCCCAACTCTACTAGCTAGCTCTATGGATCCTATTCCTGTTGGTGGAAACAcgtttctataaaaaaaaaaagatttgtctTTGTGTGTGAGTACATATTATCTGCTTTTGTTATAGAgtatatactctctctctctctctctgtggaatATCCCAAACCCGATGTATCCCAATCCCATTAAAAAGATGGGTAATGGTGTAAATTTCAGTTTATTGGTAATGGTGTAATTCCATCTTATTAGCTTGAGTCTTATGATTGTATATTTTAGAAAGTTGTCGTGATCACAATGCTTTTCATTTCGTTTCGATTTGAAGTTCAATAAAAAAGTTATGCGCGTTTTCGTTAAGtcattctttaatttttcaaataaaaaatagctTAAAAGCTCTTGGTGTTGGATTCAGATTgagatgaaatgaaaaatgttaTAACTACGACTCGTCGATTTACAATTTTCCGGAAGACCCGATTGTCAAACTCAGCCATATAAAAAGATCAAATTTCTCCTAAACCTTTCAGGTGCCATAACTTTCTTATACGAATTCGAAACTGGTGACGTGATAGCTTTTGGGCTCTTCGATAAAATGTTAATATTACATGATGCGTATGGAGTGGGTTGAGTCCTCAGTGGTAAGTGGTGTGGGATCTTGGATCAAAGCTAGCAAATATGACCTATTTTTCAGGGGCATCAGTGAAAATGAtttacttgaaaattggttcctTCATGCGAGTGACTTTATCTTTTTCAGCACACTTGATTTTGTCTAGTTTCGATACTGTATGAAATGTTACAACACCCGTAGGCAAAAACTTGCTCATTTGGCAATCAGGGGCAGTTTCtccattgaagatgatttttcttaaaaaaaagagttttatgTATAACCTCGTgggaaaaatccaatttttccaACACATTTAGTTTCATCTCGTTTAGATATAGACTATAATGATACTACACAAAAACAGAAAGTCTAAATGGATTTGGTTTAGAGAATGTTAATAAAATATGCTAGATTTTGATCCATGTTTCATTCCTTGTGGAAAACTATAACTGGTGAATCATAAGAAAGGATGAATCACACAATTGTTCACAAAATTAGATGTATGCTCTCACTTGTTAAATTTTCAAGATCCTTCCACGGTGAGACATGTTATTTGATTAATTTATCTCTCAGTGCCTTTGAAATCACTCAAGAATAGACAAGAAAAAGTTTGGGCCAAGTCAACATTCCAAACTGCTACTAAAGGACCAGGTCAATACTCCCGACTGTTTTTATCCTTCTATCCTTGTCTGTTTTTGAATGACTGAGGAGGGTCAAGCTGACCCAGAGTCTAAGTCTAGTTGTTCAAGCACTGCAGAGGAGGTAAGGAGGGGAGGAGAAGTTGAGGAAGCTTAAAGGGATTCATATCATTTCAGGGTATAGATCAGGTCCTTGTATAAGAACCTTTCTTGAATGGTGCCTGATCCACACTTGGATTCTACTCAAAGTGAAAAACAATTGAAAGAAGGAAGATATTAAGTGGAATCCAAGTGTGAATCAGACAGTATAAGAACCATTTTTTTACAACGACCTGATCCGGATTCATCATTTCACTGATACCTACAAATAAATGTTAAGCAACCAGGGAGGTACCAGTTGGCTAATTACTTCAAATTGATGCCTAATCAGGTCAAAATGGATGGGTCTTGCATTGAATGACCAAGTAGTCAATTAATAAGAAGTCAACAATCGTATTTACTAGGTACCTCAAAATTCATTACTTGTCACTATTTTCTACATATATGACTTGAAATTTCTCAATCGATGAAGACATTCTTTTATGGCgttcttcctcttccaccatatatatatatatatatatatataaagagagagagagagagagagagagagagagagagagagagaggagagctgAAGAGCCATtgctgggagagagagagagagaaagagagagatgggctGTCCAAGTGAGATTGTAATGGCCATGTTATTGTTGACGGGAATGGTGAAAATCATCCTGGTTGAGGGGAATGATGGGCCTCCAGAGTGTAGCTTTAATCAAAGGAAATGCAAAGGATTAGAGAAGGCATCCGGATTGGGTCATATGGTCCTTGTTCATGGTTCAGGCCATGGAGAATGGAATTGGTACAAGCTTAAGCCCTTGCTTGAGGCTGCTGGCTATGAAGTGACCACCGTTCAGCTTGGCCCTACACTCACCACCTCCCTTGATTCAACAGAGAATATTACATTTTTGAATTACTCAAAACCATTATTTGATGTGATGAAATGTGTAGACCACCACAAGGTTATACTTGTTGCTCATAGTTTTGGAGGGCTGAGCATATCTCTTGCAATGGAGAAGTTCCCTAAGAAGGTATCTGTAGCTGTCTTCGTTACCGCGTTCATGCCAGATACAGCACACAAGCTCTCTTATGTTGTCCGTGAGGTATTTTTATATGCTTTATATATAGGACTGAATTTCTCTAAGACCACGGTGAATGAGTATTCATTGTTCTTTCACCGCGTGGCCACAAGGCCACTCAATTGGGGTggggaaaggggagggggtAATTAAAGGGTCTCGTCCCTTTGATCcatagttcttcttcttctttgcttagGTTGAAACCGATGTCTTTCCTTTCCCATTTAATGAACAATACAGTTTATGAAGGTTCCAAAAGTCTGGAAGGACAGTTGCTCAATTACTCGTGGGAATAACTCATGGATTTCCTTCGGTGACAAGTTCTTGAAGTCTTCGTTCTATCAATTATGTTCTCCAGAGGTTTGATCTctctattttacattttttttttttttatcactgtTTATTAGGACAAAGGCCTAAGGGTGTTAAACGGTACAGTATTCAATAGTACTGCAGACCAGTAGATACTGAACTGCACTGTATCAAGAAATTTCTTATATTTCACTATCAATATTGTATTGGTTTGCGACAGTACAATTTTTATCTTTCTAAGGTTAGATATACACCGAATGATTTTGTCTCTAATATCTatcaaaatcataccaaatttcCTCTCATACTGTTTCATTCTCAATAAGAAATTGACAACCTTATGtctaatttctctcttctttgtacATAAAACCATggccacaaatttttttttttttttctttgggtgggGGTGATTAATGTCAAAACTTATTTTATAGGTAAACAAAGTAAACCCCGTTCGGTGTAAGACCCACAAACCACATAAACCAAAAAACATTAGAGCACATGAAACCATTTTCATTTAGCTGGTCCCTAGTGTGGAGGAGAGTTGAATTCATGATCTCTGAGTCATTgttactaatatttttttttttaaatgctaatttttccatttctaaatatttttttcgTTAATAGGAGCATTTTTGTTGGTGTTAATGAGTTCAACCTTTTTCTTTCAAGGTAAAAATAAAGAATGCTGACCTATGATCAAGCAGCTTGGAAAAATTGGTcatacataaaattttaaattca of Macadamia integrifolia cultivar HAES 741 unplaced genomic scaffold, SCU_Mint_v3 scaffold3364, whole genome shotgun sequence contains these proteins:
- the LOC122068040 gene encoding methylesterase 2-like, translating into MGRSSEIVMAMLLLMAMVKLILVEGNGGLQDCSFNQRKCKSGFDKASGLGHFILVHGAGHGEWNWFRLKPILEAAGYKVTTVQLGTTLTTSLNSTENITFLKYSKPLFDVMKCIDHHKVMLVGHSFGGVSISLATEKFPKKVSVAVYLTALMPDTAHKLSYVVREFSKVPRDWKDSCSFTSRDNSSWFSFGDKFLKSSLYQLCSLEDFALISTLKRPGSSFSNDLDKIQLSEEKYGSVDRVFIVAKDDLAITEDFQREMIANYSVKEVKVIHHSGHMPMLSRPMVLSAHLLEIARNYSSA
- the LOC122068039 gene encoding putative inactive methylesterase 20, coding for MGCPSEIVMAMLLLTGMVKIILVEGNDGPPECSFNQRKCKGLEKASGLGHMVLVHGSGHGEWNWYKLKPLLEAAGYEVTTVQLGPTLTTSLDSTENITFLNYSKPLFDVMKCVDHHKVILVAHSFGGLSISLAMEKFPKKVSVAVFVTAFMPDTAHKLSYVVREFMKVPKVWKDSCSITRGNNSWISFGDKFLKSSFYQLCSPEV